In Pseudoxanthobacter soli DSM 19599, a single window of DNA contains:
- the speB gene encoding agmatinase has product MSPARPTDNAFLGPIRKASEESTFAGALSFMRRRYSRDLTGIDAVVWGIPFDASVTNRPGARFGPQAIRRASAIPSGDPQYPFGFDMFEELAVIDWGDCAFDPGFPMEMAATVRAEAEKILASGAFLYTLGGDHFVTWPLLQAHVARHGPLALVQFDAHQDTWDDDGNRIDHGSFVARAVKEGLIDVEHSIQVGIRTHAPQDCGIEIVWGHEVETLGVAGLVECITSRVGTAKTYLTFDIDCLDPAFAPGTGTPVAGGLTSREAMMTLRGLGALDIVGSDVVEVAPAYDHADITAIAGATVATMVLGLVAERRRAGV; this is encoded by the coding sequence ATGTCGCCCGCTCGCCCGACCGACAATGCCTTTCTCGGTCCGATCAGGAAGGCGTCGGAAGAATCGACCTTTGCTGGCGCACTGTCCTTCATGCGGCGGCGCTATTCGCGCGACCTCACCGGCATCGATGCCGTGGTGTGGGGCATTCCGTTCGACGCCTCGGTGACCAACCGGCCCGGCGCGCGGTTCGGCCCGCAGGCGATCCGGCGCGCCTCGGCGATTCCGTCGGGCGATCCGCAATATCCGTTCGGCTTCGACATGTTCGAGGAACTCGCGGTGATCGACTGGGGCGATTGCGCCTTCGATCCCGGTTTCCCGATGGAGATGGCCGCGACCGTGCGCGCCGAGGCGGAGAAGATCCTCGCATCCGGCGCGTTCCTCTACACCCTCGGCGGCGATCATTTCGTCACCTGGCCGCTGCTGCAGGCCCATGTCGCCCGGCACGGCCCGCTGGCGCTGGTGCAGTTCGACGCCCATCAGGACACGTGGGACGACGACGGCAACCGCATCGATCACGGCAGCTTCGTCGCCCGGGCGGTGAAGGAAGGGCTGATCGATGTCGAGCATTCCATCCAGGTCGGCATCCGTACCCATGCGCCGCAGGATTGCGGCATCGAGATCGTGTGGGGCCACGAGGTGGAGACACTGGGCGTCGCCGGTCTCGTCGAGTGCATCACCTCGCGGGTGGGCACCGCCAAGACCTACCTGACGTTCGACATCGACTGCCTCGATCCGGCGTTCGCGCCCGGCACGGGCACGCCGGTCGCGGGCGGCCTCACCAGCCGCGAGGCGATGATGACGCTGCGCGGTCTCGGCGCGCTCGACATCGTCGGCAGCGACGTGGTCGAAGTCGCGCCCGCCTACGACCACGCCGACATCACGGCGATCGCGGGCGCTACGGTGGCGACGATGGTTCTGGGACTGGTTGCGGAACGACGACGCGCGGGCGTCTGA
- a CDS encoding ethanolamine ammonia-lyase subunit EutB produces MGKYSVLLGGQRHSFSDLKTVLACASPQRSGDSLAGLAAESNEQRVAARYVLADIPLKTFLNEAIVPYEDDEVTRLIVDSHDAEAFGPVSHMTVGQFRDWLLSYDATTERLIRLAPGLTPEMVAAVSKIMRNHDLIAVAAKCRVVTAFRSTIGLPGRLASRLQPNHPTDDPAGIAGSTLDGLMFGMGDAVIGINPATDNVQACVTLIDMLDRLRQRFDIPTQSCVLSHVTTSIAAIERGAPLDLVFQSIAGTEAANRGFGIDLAVLAEAQEAALSLKRGTVGDNVMYFETGQGAALSAGAHRGVDQQTVETRAYAVARAFKPLLVNTVVGFIGPEYLYDSKQIIRAGLEDHFCAKLLGVPMGVDVCYTNHAEADQDDMDTLMFLLVSAGTNFLITVPGSDDVMLNYQSLAYHDVVSLRHLFNKPPAPEFEAWLGRMGMLDEAGHLPPPDAAAPAARRFLEYQD; encoded by the coding sequence ATGGGCAAGTACAGCGTGCTGCTCGGCGGGCAGCGACACAGCTTTTCGGACCTCAAGACCGTGCTGGCGTGCGCATCGCCCCAGCGCTCGGGGGATTCGCTTGCCGGCCTCGCGGCCGAGAGCAACGAACAGCGCGTCGCCGCGCGCTACGTGCTGGCCGACATCCCGCTCAAGACCTTCCTGAACGAGGCCATCGTTCCCTACGAGGACGACGAGGTCACCCGGCTCATCGTCGACAGCCACGACGCGGAGGCGTTCGGACCTGTGAGCCACATGACGGTCGGCCAGTTCCGCGACTGGCTGCTGTCCTACGACGCCACCACGGAACGGCTGATCCGCCTCGCCCCCGGCCTCACGCCGGAGATGGTCGCGGCCGTCTCCAAGATCATGCGCAACCACGACCTGATCGCGGTCGCGGCCAAGTGCCGGGTGGTGACGGCGTTCCGCTCGACCATCGGCCTTCCCGGCCGCCTCGCCAGCCGGCTGCAGCCGAACCACCCGACGGACGACCCGGCGGGCATCGCCGGCTCCACGCTGGACGGCCTGATGTTCGGCATGGGCGACGCCGTGATCGGCATCAATCCGGCGACCGACAACGTGCAGGCCTGCGTCACCCTGATCGACATGCTGGACCGGCTGCGCCAGCGGTTCGACATCCCGACCCAGTCGTGCGTGCTGTCCCACGTCACCACCTCGATCGCGGCGATCGAGCGCGGCGCGCCGCTCGACCTCGTGTTCCAGTCGATCGCCGGCACGGAAGCGGCGAACCGGGGCTTCGGCATCGATCTCGCGGTGCTCGCGGAGGCGCAGGAGGCCGCGCTGTCGCTGAAGCGCGGCACCGTCGGCGACAACGTGATGTATTTCGAAACCGGACAGGGCGCGGCGCTCTCGGCCGGCGCCCATCGCGGCGTCGACCAGCAGACGGTGGAGACCCGCGCCTACGCGGTCGCCCGCGCGTTCAAGCCGCTTCTGGTCAACACCGTCGTCGGCTTCATCGGGCCAGAATATCTCTACGATTCCAAGCAGATCATCCGCGCGGGCCTCGAAGACCACTTCTGCGCCAAGCTGCTCGGCGTGCCGATGGGCGTCGATGTCTGCTACACCAACCACGCCGAGGCCGATCAGGACGACATGGACACGCTGATGTTCCTGCTCGTCTCCGCCGGCACCAACTTCCTCATCACCGTTCCGGGCTCCGACGACGTGATGCTCAACTACCAGAGCCTCGCCTACCACGACGTCGTCAGCCTGCGGCACCTGTTCAACAAGCCGCCCGCGCCGGAGTTCGAGGCGTGGCTCGGCCGCATGGGAATGCTCGACGAAGCCGGCCACCTGCCGCCGCCGGATGCCGCCGCTCCCGCCGCGCGGCGCTTCCTCGAATACCAGGATTGA
- a CDS encoding type I secretion system permease/ATPase translates to MLAALARSRRGFWGVALFSGVANVLMLTGPLFMLQVYDRVLSSRSMPTLAAIGLLATALYLAYALIDFARGRVLSRVADGLEDDLAPVAFRMEIADSFSGTRTAADGKPLADLGTVRRFLAGPAPLAMFDIPWVPLYLGVLAMLHWSLGLVGVVGALVVIVLAILTDKLTSRPMLTAARHGGAAVAVLDGARRSAEAITALGMVPSVVNLWGSERRAAIEAERASGDAGARIASASRAFRLFLQSAALALGAVLVIKHEATGGVMIASSITLGRALAPIDQIVAQWKAVAAARNAWRRLDARLSQNAAEPPRVTLPKPQGHLSLAGVVAAPPGVSRPVLQGINFSLAPGDGLGILGPSASGKSTLARLMVGLWRPLAGTVRLDGATLDQWNPDLLGRHIGYLPQDVELIGGTVRDCISRHAPDATDAKVIEAAQAAGAHDLILRLPNGYMTRLGLGGAALSGGQRQRIALARALYDNPPLIVLDEPNANLDQDGDAALTEAIQKARQRGSAVVVITHRPSAIAAVDRVLIVKDGRQVACGPKETVMRDMMQSNATPPKPGVHALEQRA, encoded by the coding sequence GTGCTGGCGGCGCTCGCGCGCAGCCGCCGGGGCTTCTGGGGCGTGGCGCTGTTCAGCGGCGTCGCCAACGTGCTGATGCTCACCGGCCCCCTGTTCATGCTCCAGGTCTACGACCGCGTGCTGTCGAGCCGCTCGATGCCGACGCTTGCCGCCATCGGCCTGCTGGCGACCGCGCTCTATCTCGCCTATGCCCTGATCGACTTCGCCCGTGGACGGGTGCTGTCGCGGGTGGCGGACGGGCTGGAAGACGATCTCGCGCCGGTGGCGTTCCGCATGGAGATCGCCGATTCCTTCTCCGGCACGCGCACTGCGGCGGACGGCAAGCCGCTGGCCGATCTCGGCACCGTGCGCCGGTTCCTTGCGGGACCCGCGCCGCTGGCGATGTTCGACATTCCCTGGGTGCCGCTCTATCTCGGCGTGCTCGCGATGCTGCACTGGTCGCTCGGTCTCGTCGGCGTCGTCGGCGCGCTGGTGGTGATCGTGCTCGCGATCCTGACCGACAAGCTGACCTCGCGGCCCATGCTGACGGCCGCCCGTCATGGCGGCGCGGCGGTGGCGGTGCTGGACGGTGCCCGCCGGTCCGCCGAGGCGATCACCGCGCTCGGCATGGTGCCGTCGGTGGTGAACCTGTGGGGTTCGGAGCGGCGGGCCGCCATCGAGGCCGAGCGCGCCTCGGGCGATGCGGGCGCGCGCATCGCCTCCGCCTCGCGCGCCTTCCGCCTGTTCCTGCAATCGGCGGCCCTCGCCCTCGGCGCCGTGCTCGTCATCAAGCACGAGGCGACCGGCGGCGTGATGATCGCCTCCTCGATCACGCTCGGCCGCGCCCTCGCCCCGATCGACCAGATCGTGGCGCAGTGGAAGGCCGTGGCCGCGGCGCGCAACGCCTGGCGTCGGCTCGATGCGCGCCTCAGCCAGAACGCGGCCGAACCGCCCCGCGTCACCCTGCCGAAGCCGCAGGGCCACCTCTCGCTCGCCGGCGTCGTCGCCGCGCCGCCGGGGGTCTCCAGGCCGGTGCTGCAGGGCATCAACTTCTCGCTCGCCCCCGGCGACGGGCTCGGCATCCTCGGCCCCAGCGCCTCGGGCAAGTCCACCCTCGCCCGGCTGATGGTCGGCCTGTGGCGGCCGCTCGCCGGCACCGTGCGGCTCGACGGCGCCACCCTCGACCAGTGGAACCCGGACCTGCTCGGCCGCCATATCGGCTACCTGCCGCAGGACGTGGAGCTGATCGGCGGCACGGTGCGCGACTGCATCTCCCGCCACGCACCGGACGCGACCGATGCCAAGGTGATCGAGGCGGCCCAGGCGGCCGGCGCCCACGACCTGATCCTGCGCCTGCCGAACGGCTACATGACGCGGCTCGGCCTCGGCGGCGCCGCACTTTCGGGCGGACAGCGCCAGCGCATCGCCCTCGCCCGCGCGCTCTACGACAATCCGCCTCTGATCGTGCTCGACGAACCCAACGCCAACCTCGACCAGGACGGCGACGCCGCGCTGACCGAGGCGATCCAGAAGGCCCGCCAGCGCGGCTCGGCGGTGGTCGTGATCACCCACCGGCCGAGCGCCATCGCGGCCGTTGACCGGGTGCTGATCGTGAAGGACGGGCGGCAGGTCGCCTGCGGCCCTAAGGAGACCGTGATGCGCGACATGATGCAGAGCAACGCAACGCCGCCGAAGCCCGGCGTCCATGCCCTGGAGCAACGCGCATGA
- the argC gene encoding N-acetyl-gamma-glutamyl-phosphate reductase, protein MSKKLNVAVLGASGYTGSELVRMLLRHPAVEIVALSADSKAGKTMADVFPQFAPFALPRLVKIDEIDLGLVDVVFCALPHATTQVVLKGVIAAKPDLKVIDLSADFRLADPAAYETWYGHAHQALELQAEAVYGLTEIHRAAISRARLVANPGCFTTCSLLPVLPLLTAGAIDPDEIVVDAKTGMSGAGRAAKEAMLFSEVAEGLHAYGVANHRHTAELDQEYSLAAGRPVKPTFTPHLTPMIRGIYATIYVRTTPGHDAADLHTILAERYKAEPFVTVLPLGQVPQSRHVKGSNHVQIGVVPDRIPGRAIVISTLDNLVKGASGQAIQNMNVVCGLAEGTGIDQVALFP, encoded by the coding sequence ATGTCCAAGAAACTCAACGTCGCCGTTCTCGGCGCCTCCGGCTATACCGGCTCCGAACTCGTCCGGATGCTCCTGCGCCATCCGGCGGTGGAGATCGTCGCCCTGTCCGCCGATTCCAAGGCCGGCAAGACGATGGCGGACGTTTTCCCCCAGTTCGCCCCCTTCGCGCTGCCGCGGCTCGTGAAGATCGACGAGATCGATCTCGGCCTCGTCGACGTGGTGTTCTGCGCGCTGCCCCACGCCACCACGCAGGTGGTGCTGAAGGGCGTCATCGCCGCCAAGCCGGACCTCAAGGTGATCGACCTCTCGGCCGATTTCCGGCTCGCCGATCCCGCCGCCTACGAGACGTGGTACGGCCACGCCCACCAGGCGCTGGAGCTTCAGGCCGAAGCGGTCTACGGGCTCACCGAGATCCACCGCGCGGCCATTTCGAGGGCGCGGCTCGTCGCCAATCCCGGCTGCTTCACCACCTGCTCGCTGCTGCCGGTGCTGCCGCTGCTCACGGCCGGCGCGATCGATCCCGACGAGATCGTGGTCGACGCCAAGACCGGCATGTCCGGCGCGGGCCGGGCGGCGAAGGAGGCGATGCTGTTCTCCGAGGTCGCCGAGGGTCTGCACGCCTATGGCGTCGCCAACCATCGCCACACGGCCGAGCTCGATCAGGAATACAGCCTCGCCGCCGGCCGGCCGGTGAAGCCGACCTTCACGCCCCACCTTACGCCGATGATCCGCGGCATCTACGCCACGATCTATGTGCGCACGACGCCGGGCCACGATGCGGCGGACCTGCACACCATCCTCGCCGAGCGCTACAAGGCCGAGCCGTTCGTCACGGTGCTGCCGCTCGGGCAGGTGCCGCAGTCGCGCCACGTCAAGGGCTCGAACCACGTCCAGATCGGCGTGGTGCCGGACCGGATCCCCGGCCGCGCCATCGTGATCTCCACGCTCGACAACCTCGTCAAGGGCGCGTCCGGGCAGGCGATCCAGAACATGAACGTGGTCTGCGGTCTCGCCGAAGGCACCGGCATCGATCAGGTCGCGCTGTTCCCCTGA
- a CDS encoding HlyD family type I secretion periplasmic adaptor subunit — translation MSGPQNDATKDDATKGTRPAPEAANAGAAASTEATRDAAATSADEAGVDREASSDSATQSPVRGFAAVIAATRRGSASARGLVAHFGPRLPQRGGSGGREPALYDGPLRFGLWVCAIVVFGFGGWSAFASISGAVVAAGVVATEGQSRAVQHLDGGIIDEILVKDGQAVEAGDVLVRLDATDLRTQLAIIENRLYEALARKARLEAERDDAPKMMRPAMLDAMVASDRRWKSLMATAGSDPKLASALTSHARSDVPADATLETGAEIADRVFSGQVRLFEARRDTLKAQVDRLEASIAQSQEQIKGISSQRASQERQRDLILKELEGSRALYEKGLMPLPRVLALERQEAELEGNIAGHGSEIAAVEQSIGELQLQILELKRDAREKQLTELREAESNVQDLTEQRVAAIDKLDRIDIRAPVSGTVNNLAFHTIGGVVKPADVVMNIVPDKEAMIVEARVEPTFVDQLHAGQAARIRLSAFDQRTTPEIDGALLTISADRLTDPVNGQPYYAVKVSIPESELARLDGKRLMPGMPAEVFVVSADRTPLSYLTKPLTDQLARSMREE, via the coding sequence ATGAGCGGCCCGCAGAACGACGCCACGAAGGACGACGCCACGAAGGGAACCCGACCGGCGCCGGAGGCGGCGAACGCAGGCGCCGCGGCCTCGACGGAAGCCACCCGCGACGCCGCCGCGACCTCGGCGGATGAGGCGGGCGTGGACCGCGAAGCCAGCAGCGACAGCGCCACACAGAGCCCCGTGCGCGGCTTCGCGGCGGTCATCGCCGCGACCCGGCGCGGCTCGGCCTCCGCCCGCGGCCTCGTCGCGCATTTCGGCCCGCGCCTGCCGCAGCGTGGAGGCAGCGGAGGCCGCGAGCCGGCGCTCTATGACGGGCCGCTGCGCTTCGGCCTCTGGGTCTGCGCCATCGTGGTGTTCGGGTTCGGCGGCTGGTCGGCGTTCGCCTCCATCAGCGGCGCGGTGGTCGCCGCCGGAGTGGTGGCGACCGAGGGCCAGAGCCGGGCGGTGCAGCATCTCGACGGCGGCATCATCGACGAGATCCTCGTCAAGGACGGCCAGGCGGTGGAAGCCGGCGACGTGCTGGTGCGGCTCGACGCCACCGACCTGCGCACCCAGCTCGCGATCATCGAGAACCGGCTCTACGAGGCGCTGGCCCGCAAGGCCCGGCTCGAAGCCGAGCGCGACGACGCGCCGAAGATGATGCGGCCGGCGATGCTCGACGCCATGGTGGCGAGCGACCGGCGCTGGAAGAGCCTGATGGCGACCGCCGGCAGCGATCCGAAGCTCGCCTCCGCGCTGACGAGCCACGCCCGCAGCGACGTGCCGGCCGACGCCACGCTGGAGACCGGCGCCGAGATCGCCGACCGCGTGTTCTCCGGTCAGGTGCGGCTGTTCGAGGCGCGGCGCGACACGCTGAAGGCGCAGGTCGACCGGCTGGAGGCCTCGATCGCCCAGAGCCAGGAGCAGATCAAGGGCATCTCGTCCCAGCGCGCCTCGCAGGAGCGCCAGCGCGACCTGATCCTGAAGGAACTCGAGGGTTCCCGCGCACTCTACGAGAAGGGGCTGATGCCGCTGCCCCGCGTGCTCGCGCTGGAGCGCCAGGAGGCGGAACTCGAAGGCAACATCGCCGGCCACGGCTCCGAGATCGCGGCGGTGGAGCAGTCCATCGGCGAACTTCAGCTCCAGATTCTCGAGCTGAAGCGCGATGCCCGCGAGAAGCAGCTGACGGAATTGCGCGAGGCGGAATCGAACGTGCAGGACCTGACCGAGCAGCGCGTCGCCGCCATCGACAAGCTCGACCGCATCGACATCCGCGCCCCGGTCAGCGGCACGGTCAACAACCTCGCCTTCCACACCATCGGCGGCGTGGTGAAGCCGGCGGACGTGGTGATGAACATCGTGCCGGACAAGGAGGCGATGATCGTTGAGGCGCGCGTCGAGCCCACCTTCGTCGACCAGCTCCATGCCGGGCAGGCCGCGCGCATCCGCCTCTCGGCGTTCGACCAGCGCACCACGCCGGAGATTGACGGCGCGCTTCTGACGATCTCGGCCGACCGCCTGACCGATCCGGTCAACGGCCAGCCCTATTACGCGGTGAAGGTCTCGATCCCCGAGAGCGAACTCGCCCGGCTCGACGGCAAGCGGCTAATGCCGGGCATGCCGGCGGAGGTGTTCGTGGTGTCCGCCGACCGCACGCCGCTCAGCTACCTGACGAAGCCGCTGACGGACCAGCTCGCCCGCTCGATGCGCGAGGAATGA
- the eutC gene encoding ethanolamine ammonia-lyase subunit EutC yields the protein MTGESDPTDVPVPAAHIAEPASDGTARTGSYPANDPWSRFRSATRARIGLPRTGDSLATRDVLELQLAHARARDAVHGRVDFDAIAAALAPLPTLRVHSAAPERVTYLSRPDLGRKLSAESAGALERGDWDVVFIVADGLSAAAVEKNAVPTVKAAMRRLGDLSIAPVVLAEQSRVALGDDIGERIGARLAVIIVGERPGLSVPDSLGAYLTFGPKVGRLDSERNCISNIHPDGLSYEAAADKIAWLAREALRLGLTGVDLKEDAEALAGPSGTPLPSA from the coding sequence ATGACCGGCGAGAGCGATCCGACCGACGTGCCCGTTCCGGCCGCGCACATCGCCGAGCCGGCAAGCGACGGCACCGCGAGAACCGGCTCTTATCCGGCTAACGATCCCTGGTCACGGTTCCGCTCCGCCACCCGCGCGCGCATCGGCCTGCCGCGCACGGGCGACAGCCTCGCCACCCGCGATGTGCTGGAATTGCAGCTTGCCCACGCCCGCGCCCGCGACGCCGTCCACGGCCGGGTCGATTTCGACGCCATCGCCGCCGCCCTCGCCCCGCTGCCGACGCTCAGGGTGCATTCCGCCGCGCCCGAGCGCGTGACCTATCTCAGCCGCCCCGATCTCGGCCGGAAGCTCTCGGCCGAAAGCGCTGGGGCGCTGGAGCGGGGGGACTGGGACGTGGTGTTCATCGTGGCCGACGGCCTGTCCGCCGCCGCGGTCGAGAAGAACGCAGTGCCGACGGTGAAGGCCGCGATGCGGCGGCTCGGCGACCTTTCCATCGCCCCCGTGGTGCTGGCGGAACAATCCCGCGTCGCGCTCGGCGACGATATCGGCGAGCGGATCGGCGCGCGTCTGGCCGTCATCATCGTCGGGGAACGGCCCGGCCTCAGCGTGCCCGACAGCCTCGGCGCCTATCTCACCTTCGGTCCGAAGGTCGGACGGCTCGATTCGGAACGCAACTGCATTTCCAACATCCACCCGGACGGTCTGTCCTACGAGGCCGCCGCCGACAAGATCGCGTGGCTCGCCCGCGAGGCGCTGCGCCTTGGCCTCACCGGCGTCGACCTGAAGGAAGACGCCGAGGCGCTGGCTGGCCCGTCCGGCACGCCGCTGCCGTCGGCGTGA